From Haloarcula hispanica ATCC 33960, the proteins below share one genomic window:
- a CDS encoding M48 family metallopeptidase, whose translation MAPRPSTTWSLRARLLALVVVLVAFDAVAVAVTYVLGHVAFGLLPLVGYDTGTLFWTMGFDIVPLWPVVLVGTPLVLAVQSIYGYRMTLRDSGTTATESRASDPESVDAMRAKIRRSETADRLRERVARLAQTADMVTPDVTVIDSETPNSYVASRPGEQTLVVTTALVDQLDDAELDAVIAHELAHLKNGDAFVMTAAAFLPTVSALFTRTLGKTLQYSMFFHWFLGGDDEDGTWVAGGNIHLVMLLFAVIAIPVTATLYLASTACYRLLSRIREYAADAGGVAICGSPAALASALETLTDDQRPTTDIRTAETGVRELCVIPHAIASDEQTPPEGRAERLAHRWRSVSERLLPGSHPDVADRIAALEDHQSALDRRGQP comes from the coding sequence ATGGCTCCCCGCCCGTCCACTACGTGGTCCCTCCGCGCACGCCTCCTCGCGCTCGTAGTGGTGCTCGTCGCCTTTGACGCCGTGGCTGTCGCCGTCACGTACGTGCTGGGCCACGTCGCGTTCGGTCTCCTGCCGCTGGTCGGCTACGATACCGGGACGCTGTTCTGGACGATGGGGTTCGATATCGTGCCGCTGTGGCCCGTCGTCCTCGTCGGGACGCCGCTCGTGCTCGCCGTCCAGTCCATCTACGGCTACCGGATGACGCTCCGGGATTCCGGAACAACTGCGACCGAATCTAGGGCGTCCGATCCTGAATCCGTCGACGCGATGCGGGCGAAGATACGGCGTAGCGAAACCGCCGACCGCCTCCGAGAGCGAGTGGCTCGGCTGGCACAGACGGCGGATATGGTGACACCGGACGTGACAGTCATCGACTCGGAGACGCCCAACAGCTACGTCGCCAGCCGGCCCGGCGAACAGACGCTGGTCGTGACCACGGCGCTCGTCGACCAGCTCGACGACGCGGAACTCGACGCCGTCATCGCCCACGAACTGGCCCACCTCAAGAACGGCGACGCGTTCGTCATGACTGCGGCCGCGTTCCTCCCGACCGTCAGCGCGCTGTTTACTCGCACGCTCGGAAAGACGCTGCAGTACTCGATGTTCTTCCACTGGTTCCTCGGCGGCGACGACGAGGACGGGACGTGGGTCGCTGGCGGGAACATTCACCTCGTGATGCTGCTCTTCGCTGTCATCGCGATACCGGTCACGGCGACGCTGTATCTCGCCAGCACAGCCTGTTACCGGCTCCTCTCACGGATTCGGGAGTACGCCGCGGACGCGGGCGGTGTCGCCATCTGTGGCTCCCCGGCAGCACTCGCCAGCGCGCTGGAGACGCTGACAGACGACCAGCGTCCGACCACAGACATCCGAACCGCCGAGACCGGTGTTCGAGAACTCTGTGTGATCCCACACGCCATTGCGTCCGACGAGCAAACTCCGCCGGAGGGGCGGGCCGAACGGCTCGCTCACCGCTGGCGGAGCGTCTCCGAGCGGCTGCTGCCCGGGTCGCATCCAGATGTCGCTGACCGCATCGCTGCTCTGGAGGACCACCAGTCCGCCCTCGACCGGCGCGGGCAGCCGTGA